A section of the Rhizobium sp. BG4 genome encodes:
- the ligD gene encoding non-homologous end-joining DNA ligase — protein MTDQPHSKPLLSDDAPLRGRVRRKRDPAQPNLPLDPMLDRIEPCLALSKLKPPVGEQWLYEIKFDGYRLAVHIEPRRVRILTRGGYDWTHRFPGIAAAARELGVATAILDGEAVVLDAEGRPDFGLLQRSLGGRGGTEPSAVCSFFAFDLLYFDGHDIRSMELSSRRHLLGGLLQSGEGPIRFSEEIEGEGSAVFRAACEHGLEGIIAKNRESSYTSGRGGDWLKIKCIRSDAFFVVGYEKSLVARAGIGSLLIAARRGDDLVYVGNVGTGFKERDAGPLRSMLDKLQTKKAPVECDGQRRNIIWSQPTLIAEIEYRSWTHDGKLRHAAYKGLREIQDNADVFEVTE, from the coding sequence ATGACCGATCAACCTCACTCGAAACCACTGCTTTCCGACGACGCACCATTGAGAGGCCGTGTCCGGCGCAAGCGAGATCCTGCACAGCCGAACTTACCGCTGGATCCCATGCTTGATCGCATCGAGCCGTGCCTCGCGCTGTCGAAGCTGAAGCCTCCTGTCGGCGAACAATGGCTCTACGAGATAAAGTTCGATGGCTATAGGCTTGCGGTTCATATCGAGCCTCGCCGCGTCCGTATTCTAACGCGAGGCGGCTATGACTGGACCCATAGGTTTCCCGGCATCGCTGCGGCTGCGCGGGAGCTAGGTGTCGCAACCGCCATCTTGGACGGTGAAGCAGTGGTGCTCGATGCCGAGGGCAGGCCGGATTTTGGCCTCTTGCAGAGATCGCTTGGCGGCCGCGGTGGCACAGAGCCATCGGCAGTATGCTCCTTCTTCGCCTTCGATCTTCTTTATTTCGATGGCCACGACATCCGGTCCATGGAACTGTCCAGCCGTCGCCATCTCCTCGGAGGTCTTCTGCAAAGCGGCGAAGGTCCAATCCGGTTTTCCGAGGAAATCGAAGGCGAGGGGTCCGCGGTGTTCCGCGCAGCCTGTGAGCACGGCTTAGAAGGCATCATCGCCAAGAACCGGGAGAGTTCCTACACGTCGGGAAGGGGCGGCGACTGGTTAAAGATCAAATGCATCCGGAGCGATGCGTTCTTCGTCGTCGGATACGAGAAGTCGCTCGTTGCCCGTGCAGGTATCGGCAGCCTTCTGATTGCTGCGCGCAGGGGCGACGACCTGGTCTATGTCGGAAATGTCGGTACGGGCTTTAAAGAGCGAGATGCCGGACCCCTTCGATCGATGCTAGACAAACTGCAGACGAAGAAGGCTCCCGTCGAATGCGACGGCCAGCGCCGCAACATCATCTGGTCGCAGCCCACGCTCATTGCGGAGATCGAGTACCGATCCTGGACACACGACGGCAAATTACGACACGCCGCCTACAAGGGGCTGCGCGAAATCCAGGACAATGCGGACGTTTTCGAGGTCACCGAATGA
- a CDS encoding SEC-C domain-containing protein: protein MILTNLEYAKDPSTNPLEKRTFARNFQRALVNTINFIRTRRLTETQVIEINFIAKLQANRYIAAGQNEWLYPETSVAKSWRDLRETLLPPADELFHFGGEMYVGYEGGRVHYQDQFGREEEPRPWLTKNLPKASPKNREICPCGSGMKFSHCCKLKPSHLRTSWSEKSIRERNLMFMTGIENLLELNGKDWDDVRSEMTDEKISTLYRIYESLWPRETDLLSLLPKPDGTFRSVYTGSLHPKLIGEFALGSVVYFGEIILQHPFTNPMSLREDMRPTHNPSAYRGEVLKSLLTFVSVFPLVEQGLVHLIPDPWDFDLHLRDQTMSMAETRRSGIRFDRDVDPRLDAVVKEDTQRMFMGLPDEALVSQLAKAPGVNPSISTDDFIAHVREMRRRDPLGVLQDNNIGNGGQLNVLKMAPNFEISMYLAQATGAQILTDSRFRWMELQGALNRRHLGAEPALEKLRTTMLSSPFRFPVGSAPIMTLKSREGFGGVSSALSSAYRYLANTKPGAAKPNFESQLAARFERGKRLADAAIERAQVPHTLGRASSIFRLGGLQDNTVNRLLLMSSSEHHLPSVPMATYISRWPTPDT from the coding sequence TTGATCCTGACAAATCTCGAGTATGCGAAGGATCCATCCACCAATCCTTTGGAAAAGCGAACATTCGCCAGGAATTTCCAGCGAGCGCTGGTGAATACCATCAACTTTATTCGGACCCGCCGCCTCACAGAGACGCAGGTGATCGAGATAAACTTCATCGCCAAGTTGCAGGCCAATCGATACATCGCCGCCGGACAAAATGAATGGCTGTATCCAGAAACTTCGGTGGCCAAGTCCTGGCGGGATCTTCGTGAGACGTTGCTGCCACCCGCAGATGAACTTTTTCATTTTGGTGGCGAAATGTACGTCGGATATGAAGGTGGTCGCGTGCACTACCAGGATCAATTCGGCAGAGAAGAGGAACCACGACCCTGGCTAACCAAAAACTTACCGAAGGCGTCTCCGAAAAACCGGGAGATCTGCCCTTGCGGCAGCGGTATGAAATTCTCGCACTGTTGCAAGCTTAAACCGTCCCATCTGAGAACAAGCTGGAGTGAAAAAAGCATCCGAGAGCGAAACCTCATGTTCATGACGGGCATCGAGAACTTGCTGGAGCTGAATGGCAAGGATTGGGACGATGTCAGGTCCGAAATGACTGACGAGAAAATCTCAACGCTCTACAGGATCTATGAATCCCTCTGGCCTCGCGAGACCGATCTTCTTTCGCTACTGCCCAAACCCGATGGCACCTTCAGATCGGTCTACACCGGATCTCTACATCCCAAGTTGATAGGCGAGTTTGCCCTTGGATCGGTAGTGTATTTTGGCGAGATAATCCTCCAGCACCCGTTTACCAACCCCATGTCGCTTCGGGAAGACATGAGACCAACCCACAATCCGAGCGCCTACCGTGGGGAGGTCTTGAAGTCTCTGTTGACTTTCGTGAGCGTCTTTCCGTTGGTCGAGCAAGGTTTAGTGCACCTCATACCCGACCCCTGGGACTTCGACCTTCACTTGCGTGACCAGACGATGAGTATGGCCGAAACACGACGCAGCGGCATCAGATTTGATCGGGACGTCGACCCACGTCTGGATGCAGTTGTGAAGGAAGATACGCAGCGCATGTTCATGGGATTGCCAGACGAAGCTCTAGTGTCGCAACTGGCGAAAGCGCCAGGCGTTAACCCATCCATCAGCACAGATGACTTTATCGCGCATGTCAGGGAAATGCGCCGACGGGATCCGCTGGGGGTACTCCAAGATAATAATATCGGCAATGGCGGGCAGCTCAATGTCCTGAAGATGGCACCGAACTTTGAAATATCGATGTATCTAGCCCAGGCAACGGGCGCTCAAATTTTGACCGACAGCCGGTTCAGATGGATGGAACTGCAAGGTGCATTGAACCGTCGCCATCTAGGCGCCGAGCCTGCATTGGAGAAACTGCGGACCACCATGCTCTCCAGTCCGTTCCGGTTTCCGGTCGGGTCCGCTCCGATCATGACACTCAAGAGCAGGGAAGGGTTCGGCGGAGTTTCATCAGCGCTCAGCAGTGCCTATCGATATCTTGCGAACACTAAACCTGGCGCCGCAAAGCCCAATTTCGAATCTCAGCTTGCGGCCCGGTTCGAACGCGGAAAGCGCTTAGCGGATGCCGCGATCGAGCGCGCGCAGGTTCCTCACACGCTCGGTAGAGCCAGCAGTATCTTTCGGCTCGGAGGATTGCAGGACAACACCGTTAATCGTCTGCTGCTTATGTCAAGCTCGGAACATCACCTTCCATCTGTACCCATGGCTACTTACATCAGCCGGTGGCCGACGCCAGATACCTGA
- a CDS encoding caspase family protein yields the protein MASTAILVGNATYASENDLPCGRNDVMAMRELLAATGRFEKIIDCFDFDADSMREAVRAALPAEEKQDEVFFYFSGHGSQLDGNFYYCGTKFDSRRPNDTGMSHAELHGLFRSASPTTLVVVIDACYSGMPLIKKDLPPPPLVSEGFKNVFQFASSMYDQPSMGGETLSDYTQAFIEASIKKTDGAVYYTDVSNILRDSFINNDGQTPFFVYQGTGRETLVDDAKKLDEFRVAIASRLGATRQPIEDVGAEDDIAVDLPEPPTALQLLLAAEERIGSADQTKKLIASLFDGVKARAKFVDFTELFETEVTEKAHYDEPTIEEFMIRVLSREKRPDRLVTAEVKMKKRKPTPLETLSAGFMAAWNQDYIEQFDLRLNCSLERAQLTLKLTPRFRTLQRLTLVLSCAPSLEHCYVFEMVTTHPRTDWDSFDTEGEQAVRRWYKLGWDEGPASLVEKVAEGLLAAVKKHVEEMTKRLASE from the coding sequence ATGGCATCGACTGCAATCCTCGTCGGAAACGCTACCTATGCTAGTGAAAACGATCTGCCTTGCGGTCGCAACGACGTGATGGCAATGCGAGAGTTGCTGGCTGCGACAGGTCGCTTCGAGAAAATTATCGATTGTTTCGATTTCGATGCGGACTCTATGCGTGAGGCTGTAAGAGCTGCGCTACCTGCTGAAGAGAAGCAGGATGAGGTATTCTTTTATTTTTCCGGCCATGGTTCGCAGCTAGATGGCAACTTCTACTATTGTGGAACCAAATTCGATTCGCGGCGACCGAACGACACGGGGATGTCGCACGCGGAGCTTCACGGCCTTTTTCGATCGGCTTCGCCGACAACCTTGGTCGTAGTGATCGATGCTTGTTATTCGGGCATGCCTCTAATCAAGAAGGATCTTCCACCTCCCCCGCTCGTAAGCGAGGGTTTCAAAAACGTGTTCCAGTTCGCTTCGTCGATGTATGACCAGCCTTCGATGGGGGGCGAGACGCTCAGCGATTATACCCAGGCTTTCATAGAGGCGAGCATCAAGAAAACAGACGGCGCGGTCTACTATACGGACGTCTCGAACATCCTGCGCGACAGCTTCATCAACAACGACGGTCAAACGCCGTTTTTCGTATATCAGGGAACGGGCCGCGAGACGCTGGTCGACGACGCCAAAAAGTTGGATGAATTTCGAGTTGCGATAGCATCGCGCCTAGGTGCAACTCGTCAGCCAATTGAGGATGTTGGCGCCGAAGACGACATTGCGGTCGATCTGCCCGAGCCGCCCACAGCACTGCAACTACTGTTAGCCGCCGAGGAAAGAATAGGCTCGGCCGACCAAACGAAAAAGCTAATCGCCTCCCTTTTTGATGGTGTTAAGGCGAGAGCAAAATTCGTTGATTTCACCGAGCTTTTTGAAACCGAAGTCACTGAGAAAGCGCATTATGACGAGCCTACGATCGAGGAATTCATGATCCGAGTCCTGTCGCGGGAAAAGCGGCCGGACAGACTGGTTACTGCAGAAGTCAAAATGAAGAAGCGAAAGCCGACGCCTTTGGAAACATTGAGTGCCGGATTCATGGCGGCCTGGAACCAGGACTACATCGAACAGTTTGATCTTAGGCTGAACTGCTCGCTCGAACGTGCGCAGCTTACGTTGAAGCTCACTCCGAGGTTCCGGACGCTTCAGCGCCTCACGCTGGTATTGAGTTGCGCACCTAGCCTTGAGCATTGTTACGTGTTTGAAATGGTGACAACTCACCCGCGAACCGACTGGGACTCGTTTGATACCGAAGGCGAACAGGCTGTGCGGCGGTGGTATAAATTAGGCTGGGACGAGGGGCCGGCATCGCTGGTGGAAAAGGTGGCAGAAGGCTTGCTGGCCGCCGTGAAAAAGCATGTTGAGGAAATGACCAAGCGGCTCGCAAGCGAATAA
- a CDS encoding P-loop NTPase fold protein, with amino-acid sequence MNEHATRVLDAYLDVDKLAVPHAVLIEGSWGSGKTFFLQKIYEPDRIRRIQAEERNHVPFLFVSLFGVSSASEVEMRIYKTACPAEAVAGTIAGTIALGIGEFLRVKDATKSAVEKIGKKAIKRLNDFVFVFDDLERVEKEAFGEVMGLVNSLIAEHGRKVILVTDETKLTKLIDTGIWKDQNEKIVGRRATIEADLASVIENSIKGQPGGAAKLLIGEHRDALLEIAQASKVKNLRNLSWAMHNAFAFADCLLADGDISKHHDHVAKTVDIVVATTLWMRAGLLSSEALGRLPGLSMTLAARSIGRNKEEPMAPQLQQAKDFSDTFASLPIDAPPIDYAFIQGFEQSGVLDREELNAWIKSQFGFGKEYKEPSWRRLWQSHERSIAETEQAIEDLKEELARRAYARYGEILQAAGLVIRQADAGDHSLVGNVDIVEFFQGYIDDVVGEDRLEQRQLDRFSTNFDSFGSLGFYSRETDEFQRILKYLVSKSQAAADENLQSRTEDILARAEAGDHDALFAFIRQDDYEFSTKPVLAKIPPERLVAFMAKDVPELNAGIKLLAYRYHYVGRNSPLFPEIEWARNVCTAVFAEIEKWPDPHNAMAIKSIQELIRHYDQDKEPEDMLLPPEEMKT; translated from the coding sequence ATGAACGAGCATGCAACACGGGTTCTCGACGCCTACCTGGACGTAGACAAGCTTGCGGTGCCTCATGCGGTACTGATCGAAGGGAGCTGGGGCAGCGGAAAGACTTTCTTCCTGCAAAAAATCTATGAGCCCGACCGGATCCGCAGAATCCAGGCGGAAGAGCGCAACCATGTCCCGTTTCTTTTTGTCAGCCTGTTCGGAGTGTCATCCGCCAGCGAAGTCGAAATGCGGATCTACAAGACGGCCTGCCCGGCGGAAGCAGTGGCAGGGACGATTGCAGGCACGATTGCGCTCGGCATTGGAGAATTCTTGCGTGTGAAGGATGCAACGAAAAGCGCGGTCGAGAAGATCGGGAAGAAGGCGATCAAGCGGCTGAACGACTTCGTCTTCGTGTTCGACGATCTCGAGCGCGTTGAAAAGGAGGCCTTTGGCGAGGTCATGGGACTGGTGAACTCTCTCATCGCTGAGCACGGTCGCAAGGTGATACTTGTGACAGACGAGACCAAACTGACGAAGCTGATCGACACGGGCATTTGGAAGGACCAGAACGAAAAGATCGTAGGTAGAAGAGCAACGATCGAAGCCGACCTCGCAAGCGTTATCGAGAATTCGATCAAGGGCCAGCCCGGTGGCGCAGCCAAACTGCTAATTGGAGAACACCGTGACGCCTTGCTGGAGATCGCACAGGCTTCTAAGGTAAAAAACCTGCGCAACCTGAGCTGGGCGATGCACAATGCGTTCGCCTTTGCAGACTGCCTCCTGGCGGACGGCGACATTTCCAAACATCACGATCACGTCGCCAAGACGGTAGACATCGTGGTCGCGACCACCCTCTGGATGCGCGCCGGCCTGTTAAGCTCCGAGGCGTTGGGTAGGCTTCCCGGCCTCTCAATGACATTGGCCGCCCGATCCATTGGCCGCAACAAGGAGGAGCCGATGGCCCCTCAACTGCAGCAGGCGAAAGACTTCTCGGACACTTTCGCATCGCTGCCGATAGACGCTCCTCCGATCGACTATGCGTTCATCCAAGGATTCGAGCAGAGCGGCGTACTCGATCGCGAAGAACTGAATGCTTGGATCAAGTCGCAGTTCGGTTTTGGAAAGGAGTACAAGGAACCCTCGTGGCGCCGCCTGTGGCAGAGCCACGAGCGATCCATCGCCGAAACCGAGCAGGCCATTGAGGATCTAAAGGAAGAACTTGCTCGACGGGCGTATGCCAGGTACGGGGAAATTCTACAGGCGGCGGGGCTCGTCATCCGGCAAGCGGACGCCGGCGACCACAGCCTAGTCGGCAACGTTGACATCGTTGAATTCTTCCAAGGTTATATCGACGACGTTGTCGGCGAGGATCGGCTCGAACAGCGTCAGCTTGATCGCTTCTCGACAAACTTCGACAGCTTTGGGAGCCTTGGCTTTTATTCACGCGAAACGGACGAGTTTCAGCGGATATTGAAATACCTCGTTTCGAAATCTCAGGCTGCGGCCGACGAGAATCTGCAGTCCCGAACAGAAGACATCCTAGCGAGGGCAGAAGCCGGTGACCACGACGCCCTGTTCGCCTTTATTCGACAGGACGATTATGAGTTCTCCACCAAGCCCGTGCTCGCAAAGATCCCCCCGGAAAGACTTGTGGCATTCATGGCAAAGGATGTTCCCGAGCTCAATGCGGGCATCAAGCTTCTTGCATACCGCTACCATTACGTCGGACGAAACAGCCCGCTATTTCCGGAGATTGAGTGGGCTCGCAATGTATGCACCGCCGTTTTCGCCGAGATCGAGAAATGGCCCGATCCGCACAATGCGATGGCGATCAAGTCGATCCAGGAACTGATCCGGCATTATGATCAGGATAAGGAACCGGAAGACATGCTTCTACCCCCAGAGGAAATGAAGACATAG
- a CDS encoding DUF5677 domain-containing protein, giving the protein MDVRDEVVRILPNVKYSRTISPNLLLLSLYATIIEQIDSIIVLRQRGMSAGVDVILRAALEAYVDLKNLAADPGYRDMMMGEFHRQWIKLAEAGVKGGNPYLASFSGNEEASKRLAHHKAEAARLPSTLSVFDRFQLAGLTNEYRSIYNSLCNESHNNVRALINRHFRTGEDGQQHLSIFEDTDSNALSASLDGCNTILLGSTAIIHHHFKSECENDVNTMYRRWLDMRQIWEAEAAKSEAPAA; this is encoded by the coding sequence ATGGACGTGCGCGACGAGGTCGTGCGCATTCTGCCCAACGTCAAATATAGTAGGACGATATCTCCTAACCTTCTTCTCCTATCTCTGTATGCGACGATCATCGAGCAGATAGACAGTATCATCGTGCTACGGCAGAGAGGCATGTCGGCAGGCGTCGATGTAATTCTGAGAGCTGCTCTCGAAGCCTATGTGGACTTGAAAAACCTTGCAGCCGATCCTGGCTACCGTGACATGATGATGGGCGAATTTCATAGGCAGTGGATCAAGCTTGCCGAAGCTGGAGTGAAAGGCGGCAATCCTTACCTTGCCTCGTTCAGTGGCAACGAGGAGGCCTCGAAGCGCCTGGCCCACCATAAGGCCGAGGCAGCAAGGCTCCCGTCCACACTCAGCGTCTTCGACCGCTTCCAGCTCGCCGGACTGACGAACGAGTATAGGTCGATTTACAACAGCCTCTGCAATGAGAGCCACAACAATGTCCGCGCGCTGATCAACCGCCACTTCCGGACTGGTGAAGACGGCCAGCAACACCTCTCGATCTTCGAAGACACCGACAGCAACGCGCTGTCAGCATCGCTCGATGGCTGCAACACGATCCTGCTCGGCAGCACGGCGATCATACACCATCACTTCAAGTCGGAATGCGAGAACGATGTGAACACCATGTATCGCCGGTGGCTTGACATGCGACAAATCTGGGAGGCCGAGGCCGCTAAGAGCGAGGCACCTGCGGCATAG
- a CDS encoding SOS response-associated peptidase, producing MCNLYRMEDRDWITKWASDVESLVNLMPAYQVNPDQFAPIVRNTTDGRKQLVHARWGLPSPVFVQKKAAETRAAKLAAKGKAIDMDELIRMEPDRGVTNVRKLNLPHWRRWFGIEHRCIVPVTTFAEPDPSSKEHGGTPNAWFGRNESSELMFFAGVHVPGWKSVRKVKDGMTTDDLYGFLTTDPNEVVAPIHEKAMPVLLLTKEETDIWMRAHWDEAQHLARSAPNDAIRITSREPYGSTIIDKTGELMKEPDLFG from the coding sequence ATGTGCAATCTCTACAGGATGGAAGATCGCGATTGGATCACCAAATGGGCGTCCGATGTCGAAAGTCTGGTGAATCTGATGCCCGCGTATCAGGTCAACCCTGATCAGTTCGCCCCCATCGTCCGCAACACTACCGATGGCCGGAAACAGCTCGTCCACGCCCGTTGGGGCCTGCCCTCCCCGGTGTTTGTCCAGAAGAAAGCCGCCGAAACCCGCGCTGCCAAACTCGCGGCCAAAGGCAAGGCTATCGATATGGACGAGCTGATCCGCATGGAACCGGATCGCGGTGTCACCAACGTGCGCAAGCTGAACCTCCCTCATTGGCGTAGGTGGTTCGGCATCGAGCACCGTTGCATCGTCCCGGTCACGACGTTCGCCGAGCCGGACCCATCCAGCAAGGAACACGGCGGCACGCCGAACGCATGGTTCGGTAGGAACGAAAGCAGCGAGCTGATGTTTTTCGCAGGTGTGCATGTCCCCGGCTGGAAAAGCGTCCGGAAGGTCAAGGACGGCATGACCACCGACGACCTCTATGGGTTTCTCACCACTGATCCGAACGAGGTCGTCGCTCCGATCCACGAGAAGGCAATGCCAGTCCTGCTGCTGACCAAAGAAGAGACCGACATCTGGATGCGCGCGCATTGGGATGAGGCCCAGCATCTTGCCCGGTCGGCGCCGAACGATGCAATCCGGATCACCTCTCGCGAACCGTATGGCTCCACCATCATCGACAAGACAGGCGAGCTGATGAAGGAACCGGATCTTTTTGGCTAA
- a CDS encoding DUF4062 domain-containing protein, producing MTDKRYQIFISSTFTDLQAERRAVQDTVISMGDFPVQMESFPATDQKQMDFITPLIEECDYYILIIGGRYGTVDNSGLSFTHQEFRCAVERNIPVLVMIHGKPEDIAAGKSETTDLGRKKLQEFIEEAQQDRIRKAWETLGDLKLAVREALDHAKRAKPRTGWVRGDTIAAFDALEELNEVRKENEKFKEVLGNLAVDIPLPRIPAADAMTTLTLTPLSMTTRSGEKREGSSAKVRGSWISFFPLLFSSLEVRNNDWQGEYYWHIDHEKSCVAFGSAIAAELAWVDTTSLFSVSRGTLNRLIAYYTEAGLMTSANEGESPFTEVAQRIARRHHIVGEASSFEVVDGEVSVRVISPFDADEDSRIPF from the coding sequence GTGACCGATAAGCGTTATCAAATTTTCATCAGCAGCACTTTCACAGACCTGCAGGCGGAGCGTCGTGCGGTTCAGGATACGGTGATCTCGATGGGAGACTTCCCTGTCCAAATGGAGTCGTTTCCCGCAACCGACCAGAAGCAGATGGATTTCATCACGCCGCTGATCGAGGAGTGCGATTATTACATCCTCATCATCGGGGGGCGCTACGGGACCGTCGATAATTCCGGCCTTAGCTTTACTCACCAGGAATTCAGGTGCGCGGTCGAGAGGAATATCCCGGTTCTTGTAATGATTCACGGCAAACCAGAGGACATTGCTGCCGGGAAATCAGAAACAACTGATCTCGGACGCAAGAAGCTTCAAGAATTCATAGAAGAGGCCCAACAAGACCGGATCCGCAAAGCGTGGGAAACCCTTGGTGATCTAAAGCTCGCAGTCCGCGAAGCTCTCGATCATGCAAAACGAGCGAAGCCCCGAACGGGTTGGGTACGGGGTGACACGATCGCGGCCTTCGACGCTCTCGAAGAGCTGAACGAAGTGAGAAAAGAGAACGAGAAGTTCAAAGAGGTTCTGGGGAACCTCGCAGTTGACATCCCCTTGCCTCGAATCCCCGCGGCTGATGCGATGACCACTCTGACGCTAACGCCGTTGTCGATGACCACGAGATCAGGCGAGAAGCGTGAGGGTAGCTCGGCGAAGGTCAGAGGGTCTTGGATTTCGTTCTTTCCCCTGCTCTTCTCGAGCCTTGAAGTTCGGAACAACGACTGGCAGGGCGAGTACTACTGGCACATCGACCATGAGAAATCCTGCGTGGCTTTCGGATCCGCCATCGCTGCCGAGTTGGCGTGGGTAGACACTACGAGTTTGTTCTCGGTTTCCCGCGGGACGCTGAACAGGCTGATCGCATACTACACCGAGGCTGGGCTGATGACTTCAGCGAATGAAGGCGAAAGTCCATTTACCGAAGTCGCTCAGCGCATAGCACGGCGCCACCACATCGTTGGCGAAGCATCTTCGTTTGAAGTCGTCGACGGCGAGGTTTCGGTGAGAGTGATATCCCCTTTTGATGCCGACGAAGACAGCAGGATTCCCTTCTGA
- a CDS encoding CheR family methyltransferase: MNTSNTQRILPRILRRCGRLTWKLLPEPAQNTKLLRRVGRWIYRHFTSKTMRFQSHYTQFMRNPSLVGTVAHLAVERAASRPLRMTSIGCSTGAELYSVIAMVRSAAPDARIQAFGIDLASDVVDAARNGVYWPGKSSATNSVFESGRPEVLVHEAPGLLNILYPQADGSLHVRAHLKKDVEWLVSDASDRNLVKRIGRQDVVLANNVLGPMDDGLAARCLQNLMTLVRPGGYLVIDGVEQNLKYRLLASSGFTPILSNAREIWNGDPSKKGWPWVRWGHEPFSTDEGWHILKVTIFRNDADVIAGRHPVLVAEEAVGERYLV; encoded by the coding sequence ATGAATACGTCCAACACACAGAGAATCCTGCCGCGCATCTTGCGTCGCTGCGGTCGACTGACATGGAAGCTTCTTCCAGAACCAGCCCAAAACACAAAGTTGCTACGGCGGGTCGGAAGATGGATCTATCGGCATTTCACATCGAAAACGATGCGCTTCCAGTCCCACTATACGCAGTTCATGCGCAATCCGTCGCTGGTCGGCACCGTGGCCCATCTTGCTGTCGAACGTGCCGCTTCGCGCCCGTTGCGGATGACCTCGATAGGCTGCAGCACCGGAGCCGAACTGTACTCGGTGATCGCAATGGTCCGCTCGGCGGCCCCGGACGCCAGAATTCAAGCTTTCGGAATCGATCTCGCTTCCGATGTGGTCGATGCGGCCAGGAACGGTGTCTACTGGCCTGGCAAAAGTAGCGCCACCAATTCGGTCTTCGAAAGCGGGCGCCCGGAGGTGCTGGTTCATGAGGCGCCTGGTTTGCTGAACATTCTCTATCCGCAGGCCGACGGTTCGTTGCACGTCCGTGCGCATCTGAAGAAGGATGTGGAATGGTTGGTCTCCGACGCGTCGGATCGCAATCTTGTCAAGCGCATCGGCCGTCAGGACGTAGTTCTCGCCAACAACGTCCTCGGGCCGATGGATGACGGGTTGGCGGCACGGTGCCTGCAGAACCTCATGACGCTCGTGCGTCCGGGCGGATATCTCGTCATTGATGGGGTCGAGCAGAATTTGAAATATCGGCTGCTGGCATCCTCGGGATTTACGCCCATCCTCTCAAACGCGAGAGAGATCTGGAATGGCGACCCCTCGAAGAAAGGGTGGCCGTGGGTGCGCTGGGGCCATGAGCCATTCTCGACGGACGAGGGCTGGCACATTCTCAAGGTCACGATCTTCCGAAACGATGCCGATGTGATCGCGGGCAGACATCCAGTCCTGGTGGCGGAGGAGGCAGTAGGCGAGCGTTACCTCGTCTGA
- a CDS encoding VWA domain-containing protein, giving the protein MTTFRLQKPEEEVRRVGFVLEKQGIHERIPAQVGLNIDVSGSMSELFKSGTVQSALERVLPVALYFDDDGRIDTWVFSNDERMASLTPVTATTYQGYVEREIMENRALKRVLWGGTDYAPVIRSNLMTYGLLEEHDAGGLLGMIFGQKKDTFGEETRSGTPAINYFLTDGLNNDYDAAWRLLSEAEHAESQIYYVMVGIGDDNFRFLRDAAEEFPNVGFVSARDLGEFVGGDDAYEKLLPAELCSWLKHEHEGEDDHH; this is encoded by the coding sequence ATGACCACATTCAGATTGCAAAAGCCCGAGGAAGAGGTGCGTCGGGTGGGCTTTGTCCTGGAAAAGCAGGGAATTCACGAACGCATCCCGGCACAGGTCGGTCTCAACATCGATGTGTCGGGTTCAATGTCGGAGCTGTTCAAATCGGGAACGGTGCAATCCGCCCTTGAACGCGTACTGCCGGTAGCGCTCTATTTCGATGATGATGGCCGCATCGACACCTGGGTTTTTTCGAACGACGAACGCATGGCGTCTCTGACACCTGTCACCGCGACGACCTATCAGGGCTACGTCGAGCGCGAAATCATGGAGAACCGTGCACTGAAGCGCGTGCTCTGGGGCGGCACCGACTACGCTCCTGTTATCCGATCAAACTTGATGACCTACGGCCTTTTGGAGGAGCACGATGCCGGCGGTCTCCTTGGCATGATCTTCGGGCAGAAAAAGGATACTTTCGGGGAGGAAACCAGATCAGGCACCCCAGCTATCAACTATTTTCTGACCGATGGCCTGAACAACGATTATGACGCGGCGTGGCGCCTGCTTTCAGAGGCGGAACATGCAGAGTCCCAGATCTATTACGTGATGGTGGGTATCGGCGATGACAATTTTCGCTTCCTGAGGGACGCCGCGGAAGAATTCCCAAATGTCGGGTTCGTCAGCGCAAGGGATCTCGGCGAATTCGTGGGTGGCGATGACGCCTACGAGAAGCTCCTGCCTGCCGAGCTTTGCTCTTGGCTAAAGCACGAACATGAAGGCGAAGACGATCACCATTGA